In Fibrobacter sp., the genomic stretch TATCAGCACCGTCACTTCCAGCCTGCCCAAAATCGAAGTTATCCTTATTCAATCTGATCAGTAACGGAAACTCATATATGTCCCCGTTTATCTCTGCACCTGTGGGGGAAGTGTTAAGATAAATCCGCTGGTTGAACTTCCACTGGTGATTTGCAAGTATAACTGTGTCATCCGGAGTGACCTCAACATCTCTTCTGATTACAAACGATGAATCCCTGTCTGTCCATGATTGTAGGATTTCAGGAATTACTCCGGGTGGTACCGATTCAATAATCACCTCATTATTTCCACTTTCTATCATTGAATACAGTGATGTACCGGGAATATAGACGTAACTGTTTGGTTCAGTAATATTGTCAGTGAATACAATTCTGATAGTTCCTGTTTTCTCAAGTTCAGCATCAGGGGCAAATACTGTATCTTTGGATATGTTTACATCTGTGATTATTGCCGCTGTGGCTGTACGACTGCTTCGGGCATTAATGGTATATCCGCCTTCAACTATCCGGGTAAACGAGTATGTGCCGTTTTCATCAGTAGTATCGATCAGACTTGAGGGCAGGGGACCGTCTTTAATGATATCGAAAGACTCCGGAATAAGCTGAACGACAGCATCCGGTTCCGGCGTTTTGTCCGGATTCAAGACACTGCCTGCAAGGCAGTTAATTGTCTCTGAGCCGGTTCCTACTGTTTTGTCAACCGCACAGGATAAGAGCAGGAAGACGGGGAATATCAATACTGATGAGATGCTGTTTTTCATTTTTTTCAATCTGATAAAGGGAAGAGCTGAATATTCAACTGGTATACTTTTTCAGAATTTTTCTCTTCTTTTGCCAGCTTCAGTGAGTTTTCTCTGAATATTTTGATCATTTCATTGAGTTTTTCAAGAGTATCTTCGGATACAGTGATGGTGACAGTGGAAATATTGCGTTTTTCTTTTGGATGGCGGCTGAGAGATTCTCCTGCAAGTCGAATAGTCTCAAGCTGGAAAGCCCTGATTGCTGCTGTTCGCACGGGTTCACCTGTAGTGATAATCTGCTTTGTCGGAGTATAGAACCCATCCGGATTTCTCTTTATAAGCTCCAGTTTTTCCAGTAATGCAATTGCTTTTCTGGTTTCATTTTCGGTAATTGGAGGGCTGATTTTCGTGGCAAGTGCCTTGTAATCATCTGAAAAGGGAAAAAAATCCAGAAGAGAGAGGACTGCTGTATAATACCACTTAGTATAGAATTCATACTTATTCGATTCCAGCACCTCAGCTTTGACTCCTTTAAGAGCCAGAAGCTTATCAAAGAACATTTTGTATTCTCGTTCAGACTTTGCCTTATTGAACCTTATCAGAGTTTCGAAATATTCCGCATCACTGTCTTTCAGATCACAGAATTTTATAAGAGGCTGAATCGTGTTTTCTCCAACATGACGTTGTTTTTGGAATATCTTGGCCAGGTGTGAGGGGTCGATAGAGAGCTTATTTCCCATGTACCTGAACGAGAAATAGGGTTTCTGATTCTTGTTTTCCTCGTAAAAATCCCTGAGGAAATCTCTGTATTCCATATATTCTTTTAATGGCCTCATATATTCCAAATATAATCGGGAATAGATCAATAACCCTTTTATGCTCTGGATTGAAGAGAAAATCCGTTGGCCGGAATGCCCACGCATTTCTCAAATTATACAGCGGTTCAGATGAATTTTTAAATGAGAATAAACCAGAGGGTGAGCCTCAGAATTGTTGAGCACGGTAAGATGTCTAATCTTTCGGTGTTTCTCAGTAATACTCAATAACACAAAACAAAGGAAAGATCATTCAATCACGAACTTTCCTGTGTTGACAAGATTTCCGCTGTTACCTGTAACCTGGTAGATTATAGTTTTATGTGAAGTGATTCGTGACTTTGAAAGATTCTTTCCGGCAGCTCCCTTCAGAATCAGTTTTCCCTGCATGTCAAACACTTTGACCGTGTAACCGCTTTTCAGGTGTCCTGGACGGAAAAGGTCTGC encodes the following:
- a CDS encoding carboxypeptidase regulatory-like domain-containing protein gives rise to the protein MKNSISSVLIFPVFLLLSCAVDKTVGTGSETINCLAGSVLNPDKTPEPDAVVQLIPESFDIIKDGPLPSSLIDTTDENGTYSFTRIVEGGYTINARSSRTATAAIITDVNISKDTVFAPDAELEKTGTIRIVFTDNITEPNSYVYIPGTSLYSMIESGNNEVIIESVPPGVIPEILQSWTDRDSSFVIRRDVEVTPDDTVILANHQWKFNQRIYLNTSPTGAEINGDIYEFPLLIRLNKDNFDFGQAGSDGADIRFTKPDHYHPISYQFKLF
- a CDS encoding TIGR02147 family protein, with the translated sequence MEYRDFLRDFYEENKNQKPYFSFRYMGNKLSIDPSHLAKIFQKQRHVGENTIQPLIKFCDLKDSDAEYFETLIRFNKAKSEREYKMFFDKLLALKGVKAEVLESNKYEFYTKWYYTAVLSLLDFFPFSDDYKALATKISPPITENETRKAIALLEKLELIKRNPDGFYTPTKQIITTGEPVRTAAIRAFQLETIRLAGESLSRHPKEKRNISTVTITVSEDTLEKLNEMIKIFRENSLKLAKEEKNSEKVYQLNIQLFPLSD